In Dromiciops gliroides isolate mDroGli1 chromosome 4, mDroGli1.pri, whole genome shotgun sequence, one DNA window encodes the following:
- the CD160 gene encoding CD160 antigen isoform X3, with protein MPLMATNWRCFLIAVLIAAVEIKRAGCMVILSSRKTVSLQEGEKLSLNCTLSYHKEEAMGLIIFWCKNKTEHNCSPETSLQLLKLRREVEVGEKDTWKKLYTSFVFTIPQARMADSGIYQCCASRQNPSTSFQGHYIFVTITAEKGNYTKTELPEQKDDLSSHSGRAFKTSPLKEKIWVLMITGLLALKGL; from the exons ATGCCACTGATGGCAACCAACTGGAGATGTTTTCTCATAGCTGTCCTGATAGCAGCAGTGGAGATTAAGAGAGCTG GCTGCATGGTCATCTTGAGCTCCAGAAAAACAGTTTCCCTGCAAGAAGGAGAAAAACTGAGTTTAAACTGCACCCTGTCATACCACAAAGAAGAAGCCATGGGGCTGATAATATTTTGGTGTAAGAACAAGACGGAACACAACTGCTCTCCTGAGACCAGTTTGCAGCTGCTAAAACTGAGAAGAGAAGTGGAAGTGGGGGAAAAAGACACTTGGAAGAAACTCTACACTTCCTTTGTCTTTACCATACCTCAGGCCAGGATGGCAGACAGTGGCATCTACCAGTGTTGTGCAAGCCGCCAGAATCCCAGCACTTCCTTTCAGGGCCATTACATTTTTGTGACAATCACAG CAGAGAAAGGGAACTACACCAAGACAGAACTGCCGGAGCAAAAGGATGACTTATCTAGCCACAGTGGAAGGGCATTCAAGACAAGTCCCCTGAAGGAAAAAATCTGGGTACTCATGATCACAGGCTTGCTAGCCCTTAAAG GTTTGTAA
- the CD160 gene encoding CD160 antigen isoform X2 translates to MPLMATNWRCFLIAVLIAAVEIKRAGCMVILSSRKTVSLQEGEKLSLNCTLSYHKEEAMGLIIFWCKNKTEHNCSPETSLQLLKLRREVEVGEKDTWKKLYTSFVFTIPQARMADSGIYQCCASRQNPSTSFQGHYIFVTITEKGNYTKTELPEQKDDLSSHSGRAFKTSPLKEKIWVLMITGLLALKGMSRKGDYPSMTLGPWTF, encoded by the exons ATGCCACTGATGGCAACCAACTGGAGATGTTTTCTCATAGCTGTCCTGATAGCAGCAGTGGAGATTAAGAGAGCTG GCTGCATGGTCATCTTGAGCTCCAGAAAAACAGTTTCCCTGCAAGAAGGAGAAAAACTGAGTTTAAACTGCACCCTGTCATACCACAAAGAAGAAGCCATGGGGCTGATAATATTTTGGTGTAAGAACAAGACGGAACACAACTGCTCTCCTGAGACCAGTTTGCAGCTGCTAAAACTGAGAAGAGAAGTGGAAGTGGGGGAAAAAGACACTTGGAAGAAACTCTACACTTCCTTTGTCTTTACCATACCTCAGGCCAGGATGGCAGACAGTGGCATCTACCAGTGTTGTGCAAGCCGCCAGAATCCCAGCACTTCCTTTCAGGGCCATTACATTTTTGTGACAATCACAG AGAAAGGGAACTACACCAAGACAGAACTGCCGGAGCAAAAGGATGACTTATCTAGCCACAGTGGAAGGGCATTCAAGACAAGTCCCCTGAAGGAAAAAATCTGGGTACTCATGATCACAGGCTTGCTAGCCCTTAAAGGTATGTCCAGGAAGGGGGATTACCCAAGCATGACCTTGGGGCCATGGACTTTCTAG
- the CD160 gene encoding CD160 antigen isoform X1 — protein MPLMATNWRCFLIAVLIAAVEIKRAGCMVILSSRKTVSLQEGEKLSLNCTLSYHKEEAMGLIIFWCKNKTEHNCSPETSLQLLKLRREVEVGEKDTWKKLYTSFVFTIPQARMADSGIYQCCASRQNPSTSFQGHYIFVTITAEKGNYTKTELPEQKDDLSSHSGRAFKTSPLKEKIWVLMITGLLALKGMSRKGDYPSMTLGPWTF, from the exons ATGCCACTGATGGCAACCAACTGGAGATGTTTTCTCATAGCTGTCCTGATAGCAGCAGTGGAGATTAAGAGAGCTG GCTGCATGGTCATCTTGAGCTCCAGAAAAACAGTTTCCCTGCAAGAAGGAGAAAAACTGAGTTTAAACTGCACCCTGTCATACCACAAAGAAGAAGCCATGGGGCTGATAATATTTTGGTGTAAGAACAAGACGGAACACAACTGCTCTCCTGAGACCAGTTTGCAGCTGCTAAAACTGAGAAGAGAAGTGGAAGTGGGGGAAAAAGACACTTGGAAGAAACTCTACACTTCCTTTGTCTTTACCATACCTCAGGCCAGGATGGCAGACAGTGGCATCTACCAGTGTTGTGCAAGCCGCCAGAATCCCAGCACTTCCTTTCAGGGCCATTACATTTTTGTGACAATCACAG CAGAGAAAGGGAACTACACCAAGACAGAACTGCCGGAGCAAAAGGATGACTTATCTAGCCACAGTGGAAGGGCATTCAAGACAAGTCCCCTGAAGGAAAAAATCTGGGTACTCATGATCACAGGCTTGCTAGCCCTTAAAGGTATGTCCAGGAAGGGGGATTACCCAAGCATGACCTTGGGGCCATGGACTTTCTAG
- the CD160 gene encoding CD160 antigen isoform X4, which produces MVILSSRKTVSLQEGEKLSLNCTLSYHKEEAMGLIIFWCKNKTEHNCSPETSLQLLKLRREVEVGEKDTWKKLYTSFVFTIPQARMADSGIYQCCASRQNPSTSFQGHYIFVTITAEKGNYTKTELPEQKDDLSSHSGRAFKTSPLKEKIWVLMITGLLALKGMSRKGDYPSMTLGPWTF; this is translated from the exons ATGGTCATCTTGAGCTCCAGAAAAACAGTTTCCCTGCAAGAAGGAGAAAAACTGAGTTTAAACTGCACCCTGTCATACCACAAAGAAGAAGCCATGGGGCTGATAATATTTTGGTGTAAGAACAAGACGGAACACAACTGCTCTCCTGAGACCAGTTTGCAGCTGCTAAAACTGAGAAGAGAAGTGGAAGTGGGGGAAAAAGACACTTGGAAGAAACTCTACACTTCCTTTGTCTTTACCATACCTCAGGCCAGGATGGCAGACAGTGGCATCTACCAGTGTTGTGCAAGCCGCCAGAATCCCAGCACTTCCTTTCAGGGCCATTACATTTTTGTGACAATCACAG CAGAGAAAGGGAACTACACCAAGACAGAACTGCCGGAGCAAAAGGATGACTTATCTAGCCACAGTGGAAGGGCATTCAAGACAAGTCCCCTGAAGGAAAAAATCTGGGTACTCATGATCACAGGCTTGCTAGCCCTTAAAGGTATGTCCAGGAAGGGGGATTACCCAAGCATGACCTTGGGGCCATGGACTTTCTAG